A part of bacterium genomic DNA contains:
- a CDS encoding ROK family transcriptional regulator — protein sequence MPPAMTPVLENKLSGLNEIRVFRTIFESGPISRAKVARRLNLSRAAVTLITQKLAKRGLLATVGKGASTERGGRREVLLAISPRAGFILAAQLERDFFRFGLLDSNARRIDQETQSYALGTPPAQVLDRLIKGMQKMLRSHRVPADRILGMGIGLPGILNYEQGCLREAYTLQGWQDFPVQSYLSKSLAVPVQLENDVKAVTLGEFQFGSGRLVRDLICLWVEDGIGAGIIVNGQLLRGATSSAGEIGYNELALGQAGARSLLISPQHYDWGDILSHSNLKEAAKRGREDGWTTSLPTNGEVVDILAAAESGDPLALHLVKDFGRLLGAVCVNLIYSFNPPLMILHGPLFYRSPLVADEVRAHVAHGILRSPVEAVDIRTGMLGENAVLVGAATLVLENLFKDSPQRAAPSPAPARAR from the coding sequence ATGCCGCCTGCCATGACTCCCGTGCTGGAAAACAAGCTCTCCGGGTTGAATGAGATTCGGGTGTTTCGCACGATCTTCGAATCCGGTCCGATTTCCCGGGCCAAGGTGGCGCGCCGTTTGAACCTCTCGCGCGCTGCGGTCACGCTCATCACGCAAAAACTCGCGAAGCGGGGCTTGCTGGCCACGGTGGGCAAAGGCGCCTCCACCGAACGCGGCGGCCGCCGCGAAGTGCTGTTGGCCATCAGCCCGCGCGCCGGTTTCATTCTCGCCGCGCAGCTCGAACGCGATTTCTTTCGTTTCGGCCTGCTGGACAGCAACGCGCGCCGCATCGACCAGGAAACGCAGAGTTATGCGTTGGGCACACCGCCGGCGCAGGTGCTCGATCGCCTGATCAAGGGCATGCAAAAGATGCTGCGCAGCCACCGCGTGCCCGCCGATCGCATTCTCGGCATGGGCATTGGCTTGCCCGGCATTCTGAATTATGAACAAGGCTGTTTGCGGGAGGCGTACACGCTGCAGGGCTGGCAGGATTTTCCGGTGCAGAGCTACTTGAGCAAATCTCTGGCGGTGCCGGTGCAGCTTGAAAACGACGTGAAGGCTGTGACCCTGGGGGAATTTCAGTTCGGCAGCGGCCGGCTGGTGCGCGACTTGATTTGCCTGTGGGTGGAAGACGGCATCGGCGCCGGCATCATCGTCAACGGCCAGTTGTTGCGCGGCGCGACCTCGAGCGCCGGCGAGATCGGCTACAACGAGCTGGCGCTCGGCCAAGCCGGTGCACGCTCACTCTTGATCTCGCCGCAACACTACGATTGGGGCGACATTCTCTCGCACTCCAATTTGAAAGAGGCCGCCAAGCGCGGCCGCGAGGATGGCTGGACCACCAGCCTGCCGACGAATGGCGAAGTGGTGGACATTCTCGCTGCTGCCGAATCCGGCGATCCCCTGGCTCTGCATCTGGTCAAAGATTTCGGCCGGCTGCTCGGCGCCGTGTGCGTGAATCTCATCTACAGTTTCAACCCGCCCTTGATGATTCTGCACGGCCCGCTGTTCTATCGCAGCCCGCTGGTGGCAGATGAAGTGCGCGCACACGTCGCCCATGGCATTTTGCGCTCGCCGGTCGAAGCCGTTGATATTCGCACCGGCATGCTGGGTGAGAATGCCGTGCTGGTGGGCGCCGCCACGCTGGTGCTGGAAAATCTCTTCAAGGATTCTCCCCAGCGGGCCGCCCCCTCGCCTGCTCCTGCCCGTGCGCGGTGA
- a CDS encoding family 10 glycosylhydrolase, giving the protein MRMLAFLLAMLCLSCGPSPSQEPAAPAELRGVWLTNVDSEVLDSRAGIEEAMRFLAEHNFNIVYPVVWNKAMTTYRSAVMDSLFGLAINPRYGDRDPLQELIEAAHRHGLTVIPWFEFGFSSSYQENGGHLLRRKPHWAERDRDGNLLTKNGFEWMNPYHPEVQEFMLALVLEVVRNYEVEGVQGDDRLPANPSEGGYSAFTDSLYRAEHNGAAPPANFKDQAWLRWRADKLNDFGRRLYHAVKAVKPEAIVSWSPSVYPWAYEEYLQDWPAWVRGGYADVVHPQVYRYGIADYRRTLDEMAPRQVGLTPEQQRLLYPGILINLGDYRIPVDYLLAALAYNRRQGYAGEVFFFYEGLRRNHDELADTLKATFYRTPARLPWRAQ; this is encoded by the coding sequence ATGCGAATGCTAGCTTTCCTGCTTGCCATGCTTTGCCTGAGCTGCGGCCCTTCGCCCTCGCAAGAACCGGCCGCGCCCGCCGAATTGCGCGGCGTCTGGCTCACCAATGTCGACAGTGAAGTGTTGGACAGCCGCGCGGGCATTGAGGAAGCCATGCGCTTTCTCGCCGAGCACAATTTCAACATTGTCTATCCGGTGGTATGGAACAAGGCCATGACCACCTATCGCAGCGCCGTGATGGACAGCCTGTTCGGCCTGGCCATCAATCCGCGCTACGGTGACCGCGACCCGTTGCAAGAGTTGATTGAGGCCGCGCACCGGCACGGCCTGACGGTCATTCCCTGGTTCGAGTTCGGCTTTTCCTCCTCTTATCAGGAAAACGGCGGCCATTTGCTGCGCCGCAAGCCGCATTGGGCCGAGCGCGATCGTGACGGCAATCTGCTCACCAAGAACGGCTTCGAATGGATGAATCCCTATCATCCGGAAGTGCAGGAATTCATGCTGGCGCTGGTGTTGGAGGTTGTGCGCAATTATGAGGTCGAGGGCGTGCAGGGCGATGACCGGCTGCCGGCCAACCCCAGTGAAGGCGGTTATTCCGCCTTCACCGACAGCCTGTATCGCGCCGAGCACAACGGCGCCGCGCCGCCGGCAAATTTCAAAGACCAGGCTTGGCTGCGTTGGCGCGCGGACAAACTCAATGACTTTGGCCGCCGGCTTTACCATGCCGTCAAAGCCGTCAAGCCGGAGGCCATCGTGTCGTGGTCGCCCAGCGTCTATCCCTGGGCCTATGAGGAATACTTGCAGGACTGGCCGGCCTGGGTGCGCGGCGGCTATGCCGATGTGGTGCACCCCCAAGTGTATCGCTACGGCATTGCCGACTATCGCCGCACGCTGGATGAGATGGCGCCCCGGCAAGTCGGTCTCACGCCCGAGCAGCAACGCCTGCTCTATCCCGGCATCTTGATCAATCTCGGCGACTATCGCATCCCGGTTGATTACTTGCTGGCGGCGCTTGCTTACAACCGGCGGCAGGGTTATGCCGGCGAGGTGTTCTTTTTCTATGAAGGCCTGCGCCGCAATCACGACGAGTTGGCGGACACGTTGAAAGCGACATTCTACCGCACGCCCGCGCGCCTGCCGTGGCGTGCGCAATAA
- a CDS encoding glycoside hydrolase yields the protein MSERRPVAPHTLYLIHHSHTDIGYTEFQARIERWQVDFIRQALRILRDSRHRRNQHFDGFKWTCETFWPVEKFLQQAGREDIQAFEQALQAGDFGLSASFLNLTELLDHEVLCSMIRRAADYGRKIGVRIDSAMTADINGYSWGFAQALLDNGVENLFSCVHTHHGMFPAGRKQFPFWWETPQGGRVLVWNGEHYHFGNDLGLAPGAASTYLIKDELPLAAMYEDVWPIATTRIPRYFARLRDEGYPFGFVPVMVSGLRNDNSPPSARIIEMIRRWNETHGETLRLQMVTLSEFFASVRRTEVELPVYRGDWPDWWSDGTASCPQHTKIFRQAQRDLRYYRQLCRRYPQLARADCSPIEYNLTMFAEHTFQGSESVSHPWNWVPLIVSARKKAFAIAAYEGIQVQLEQARSQLGAVGMRPEMPLRYKAVNPNGHAISGLAKMMVHHFEFFELRLDQGVEVWDLSTATRVAHQMEEVPRGVIIGVPCTLPAGEEKLFEVRAVQAATGNTTSSFRLQGVEGVFDVAQAEAGVQHGSFFLETPFVRLAWQEERGIISWFDKQNRMELLDRRQEQGAFTPVYEITAVPDRSQMTIVRQRMGRNRKGLAVQRAVGKLAAVESSSSGSVWAAAELRYSLPGTSLFLLELRPHAHAPRVDVIVRLNKDHRWEPENLYLALPFASADRPFQLWLDKAGAQVRPRIDQLPGTLTDFYSIQEGLACVAEDYGIAIATPDANLIQLGDLRVKPRLLQGMPGLENEPMPIYAWLMTNYWETNFEAGLSGFHEFRFAVQWGPELNSEQRALQCCRDLNAGIDCFRLESEV from the coding sequence ATGTCAGAGCGCCGCCCTGTTGCCCCGCACACGCTGTATCTCATTCATCACTCCCACACCGACATTGGCTATACCGAATTTCAGGCGCGCATCGAGCGCTGGCAAGTGGACTTCATCCGCCAGGCTCTGCGCATTCTGCGGGATTCCCGCCACCGCCGCAATCAGCATTTCGACGGCTTCAAATGGACTTGTGAGACCTTTTGGCCGGTGGAGAAATTTCTCCAGCAGGCCGGCCGCGAGGACATACAAGCCTTCGAGCAGGCGCTGCAAGCCGGCGATTTTGGCCTCTCTGCCAGCTTTTTGAATTTGACCGAATTGCTGGACCACGAGGTGCTGTGCAGCATGATCCGGCGCGCAGCCGATTACGGCAGAAAAATCGGCGTGCGCATCGACAGCGCCATGACTGCCGACATCAACGGCTACAGTTGGGGCTTTGCCCAGGCGCTGCTCGACAACGGCGTCGAAAATCTCTTCAGTTGCGTGCACACCCATCACGGCATGTTTCCCGCCGGCCGCAAGCAATTTCCGTTCTGGTGGGAAACGCCGCAAGGCGGGCGCGTGCTGGTGTGGAACGGCGAGCATTACCACTTCGGCAATGATCTCGGTCTGGCGCCGGGCGCAGCCTCGACGTATCTCATCAAAGATGAATTGCCGCTGGCTGCGATGTATGAAGACGTCTGGCCGATCGCCACCACGCGCATTCCGCGCTACTTTGCCAGGCTGCGCGACGAGGGTTATCCTTTCGGATTTGTGCCGGTGATGGTTTCCGGCCTGCGCAATGACAATTCGCCGCCCAGCGCCCGCATCATTGAAATGATCCGGCGCTGGAATGAAACGCACGGCGAAACCCTCCGGCTGCAGATGGTGACGCTGAGCGAGTTCTTTGCAAGCGTGCGGCGCACCGAGGTCGAGCTGCCAGTCTATCGCGGCGACTGGCCGGATTGGTGGTCGGACGGCACCGCCAGCTGTCCGCAACACACCAAAATATTCCGGCAGGCGCAACGCGATCTGCGCTATTATCGGCAGTTGTGCCGGCGCTATCCGCAGTTGGCGCGGGCGGACTGCAGCCCCATCGAATACAATTTGACCATGTTTGCCGAGCATACCTTTCAAGGATCGGAGTCGGTCTCCCATCCCTGGAACTGGGTGCCGCTGATCGTTTCCGCGCGCAAGAAAGCCTTTGCGATTGCCGCTTACGAAGGGATTCAAGTCCAGCTCGAGCAGGCGCGCAGCCAGCTCGGCGCAGTGGGCATGCGGCCGGAAATGCCGCTGCGCTACAAGGCCGTAAATCCCAATGGCCATGCCATAAGCGGCCTCGCGAAGATGATGGTGCATCACTTCGAGTTTTTCGAATTGCGGCTCGATCAGGGCGTGGAGGTTTGGGACTTGTCCACTGCCACGCGGGTGGCGCATCAGATGGAAGAAGTGCCGCGCGGGGTGATAATCGGCGTTCCCTGCACGCTGCCGGCTGGTGAGGAAAAATTATTCGAAGTGCGTGCCGTGCAAGCGGCGACCGGCAACACGACCAGCAGTTTCCGGCTGCAAGGCGTGGAAGGCGTCTTCGACGTGGCGCAAGCCGAGGCCGGCGTGCAACACGGCAGCTTCTTTTTGGAGACGCCGTTCGTGCGCCTTGCCTGGCAGGAAGAGCGCGGCATCATTTCCTGGTTCGACAAGCAGAATCGAATGGAATTACTCGATCGGCGGCAGGAACAGGGCGCGTTCACGCCGGTTTATGAAATCACAGCGGTGCCGGACCGCAGCCAAATGACGATCGTGCGCCAGCGAATGGGCCGCAATCGCAAAGGCCTGGCAGTGCAGCGCGCCGTGGGCAAGCTGGCAGCAGTGGAATCATCCAGCAGCGGCAGCGTGTGGGCCGCAGCGGAACTGCGCTACTCTCTGCCCGGCACCAGTTTGTTCTTGCTCGAACTCCGGCCGCATGCGCATGCGCCCCGCGTTGACGTGATCGTGCGCCTCAACAAAGACCACCGCTGGGAACCGGAAAATCTCTATCTCGCCCTGCCGTTTGCCAGCGCGGACCGGCCTTTCCAACTCTGGCTCGACAAAGCCGGCGCGCAGGTGCGGCCGCGCATCGATCAACTCCCGGGCACGTTGACGGATTTCTACAGCATCCAGGAGGGCCTGGCCTGCGTGGCCGAGGACTACGGCATTGCGATCGCCACGCCGGATGCCAATTTGATTCAACTCGGCGATCTGCGCGTCAAACCGCGGCTGCTGCAGGGCATGCCGGGATTGGAAAACGAACCGATGCCAATCTACGCCTGGCTCATGACGAACTACTGGGAAACGAATTTCGAGGCCGGTTTGAGCGGCTTTCATGAATTCCGCTTCGCGGTGCAATGGGGCCCCGAGCTGAACAGCGAACAACGCGCGCTGCAATGTTGCCGCGACCTGAACGCCGGCATTGATTGCTTTCGTTTGGAATCGGAGGTGTGA
- a CDS encoding dipeptide/oligopeptide/nickel ABC transporter ATP-binding protein: MNLPPPNLDPALFAATDLELHFPARAFGQQPVRALAGVTFSIFPGETVALVGESGCGKTTLLHCLFGLLTPTSGSVRFRGQEISALRGAAERRFRRQAQLVFQDAGAALNPRLRMREAISEPLLAHGLLARDAAHCRAQELLDMVEIPRREHEALPSQLSEGQRHRVVLARALALAPVFLAADEPLSSLDVLTKSRMLDLLLRLREQQRLTMLIVSHDLALVRQFCTRTLVMAAGRLVTAQP; this comes from the coding sequence GTGAATCTGCCCCCGCCCAATCTTGACCCTGCGCTGTTTGCCGCGACCGATCTCGAGCTGCACTTTCCCGCCCGTGCCTTCGGCCAGCAACCGGTCCGCGCCCTCGCCGGCGTCACGTTCAGCATCTTTCCAGGCGAAACGGTCGCGCTGGTGGGTGAATCCGGTTGCGGCAAGACCACCCTGCTGCACTGCCTGTTCGGACTGCTCACGCCCACCAGCGGCAGTGTGCGCTTTCGCGGGCAGGAGATTTCCGCGCTGCGCGGCGCGGCTGAGCGGCGCTTCCGGCGACAAGCCCAGCTCGTTTTCCAGGATGCCGGGGCGGCGCTCAATCCGCGGCTCCGCATGCGCGAGGCGATCAGCGAGCCGCTGCTGGCCCATGGCCTGCTGGCTCGCGACGCCGCACACTGCCGCGCGCAAGAATTGCTGGACATGGTCGAAATTCCGCGGCGCGAGCATGAGGCGCTGCCCTCCCAGCTTAGCGAGGGCCAGCGCCATCGCGTGGTGCTGGCGCGCGCGCTCGCGCTCGCACCGGTTTTTCTGGCTGCCGATGAGCCGCTGTCGTCACTGGATGTTCTCACCAAAAGCCGCATGCTCGATCTGCTCCTCCGCCTGCGCGAACAGCAGCGTCTGACGATGCTGATCGTCTCGCACGATCTCGCGTTGGTGCGTCAATTCTGCACCCGCACGCTGGTGATGGCCGCCGGCAGACTCGTGACGGCCCAGCCGTGA
- a CDS encoding ABC transporter ATP-binding protein, translating to MNQPELLRIENLEIRFQRKDGAAATVVRGFNLSLFPGETLALVGESGCGKTTVALAVPRLIAAPGQITAGRILFAGENLLQASEQRLRQIRWREIALIFQDPAAALNPLRRVGSQVAEVQRLHLGLGRKAARQRTLALFEAARLPEVERCYAAYPHELSSGMRQRALIAMAMACRPRLIIADEPTTALDVATRDEVLACLLRLQQELGVSLLFISHDLALVAGFCDRVAIMHAGGIVECGETRRVLRAPQHVQTRQLLAAAQRFAPQGWESSPAVRDGKAIWTEKMDWKETNTGI from the coding sequence ATGAACCAGCCGGAATTGCTCAGAATCGAAAATTTGGAAATTCGCTTTCAGCGGAAGGACGGGGCCGCGGCGACGGTGGTTCGCGGTTTCAATCTGTCGCTCTTTCCCGGAGAAACGCTGGCGCTGGTGGGAGAATCCGGCTGCGGGAAGACCACGGTTGCGCTGGCGGTTCCCCGGCTAATCGCAGCGCCGGGGCAGATTACCGCTGGAAGAATTCTGTTTGCCGGCGAGAATCTATTGCAGGCCTCGGAGCAACGGCTGCGGCAAATCCGCTGGCGGGAGATCGCTTTGATCTTTCAAGATCCGGCGGCGGCATTGAATCCCTTGCGCCGGGTGGGCAGCCAGGTGGCGGAAGTGCAGCGCCTGCATCTCGGCTTGGGGCGCAAAGCGGCACGGCAGCGCACGCTGGCGCTTTTCGAAGCGGCCCGCCTGCCGGAAGTCGAACGTTGTTATGCGGCTTATCCGCACGAGCTGAGCAGCGGCATGCGGCAACGCGCGTTGATCGCCATGGCCATGGCCTGCCGGCCGCGCTTGATCATCGCGGATGAGCCGACGACTGCGCTGGATGTTGCAACTCGCGATGAGGTGCTGGCCTGCCTGCTGCGGCTGCAGCAGGAACTGGGCGTGAGCCTGCTGTTCATCAGCCATGATTTGGCGCTGGTGGCGGGTTTTTGCGATCGCGTTGCCATCATGCATGCCGGCGGCATCGTGGAATGCGGCGAGACGCGGCGAGTCTTGCGCGCGCCGCAGCATGTGCAAACCCGGCAACTGCTGGCCGCAGCCCAACGCTTTGCGCCGCAGGGCTGGGAATCGAGTCCTGCAGTCAGGGACGGCAAAGCCATTTGGACTGAGAAGATGGATTGGAAAGAGACGAACACGGGCATTTGA
- a CDS encoding ABC transporter permease, whose amino-acid sequence MPSFLQNFFRHKLAWTGAMVVCGWLLAGALAPRLVPHDPLVQVIAQRYHPPSWQYPLGTDQFGRDVLSRLILGARVSLTLGFSVTALALLLGATLGALAGYAGGRLDGVIMRLVELLLAFPVVYLLTGCVALFGTDWRKLVLVMAATMWMDIARLLRAEVMSLKQRDFIKAAQVLGLSRGRIILRHLLPNALPPVIALMALRLADVILIESSLSFLGLGVQPPEVSWGSIIRDGRDVLASAWWIVTFPGLAITLTAIGLHWIGEGLRQAFTP is encoded by the coding sequence ATGCCGAGTTTCCTGCAAAACTTCTTCCGCCACAAGCTGGCGTGGACCGGTGCGATGGTGGTGTGCGGCTGGCTGCTGGCCGGCGCACTGGCGCCGCGGCTGGTGCCGCATGATCCTTTGGTGCAGGTGATTGCGCAGCGTTATCACCCACCCAGTTGGCAGTATCCGCTCGGCACCGATCAATTCGGCCGCGACGTGTTGAGCCGGCTGATCCTGGGCGCGCGCGTCTCCCTCACGCTCGGCTTCTCCGTCACGGCTCTCGCTTTGCTGTTGGGCGCAACCCTGGGCGCGCTCGCCGGTTATGCCGGCGGCCGCCTCGACGGCGTGATCATGCGGCTGGTGGAATTGCTGCTCGCCTTTCCCGTGGTTTATCTGCTCACCGGTTGTGTCGCGCTGTTCGGCACGGACTGGCGCAAGCTCGTGCTGGTGATGGCGGCCACCATGTGGATGGACATTGCCCGGCTGCTGCGCGCTGAAGTCATGTCGCTCAAGCAACGGGATTTCATCAAAGCCGCGCAAGTGCTGGGGCTGAGCCGCGGTCGCATCATCCTGCGCCACCTCCTGCCCAACGCACTGCCGCCGGTCATTGCTTTGATGGCGCTGCGGCTGGCGGATGTCATTCTCATCGAATCGAGCCTGAGCTTTTTGGGATTGGGCGTGCAGCCGCCGGAAGTGAGTTGGGGCAGCATCATCCGCGATGGCCGCGACGTGCTGGCTTCGGCGTGGTGGATCGTGACGTTTCCCGGCCTGGCCATTACGCTCACTGCCATTGGCCTGCATTGGATCGGGGAGGGCTTGCGCCAAGCCTTCACGCCTTGA
- a CDS encoding ABC transporter permease has product MLTFLARRMLQALLLVWGVLTLTFFLMHASPGDPTARFLSPQISPPTLALLRQQFGFDQPLHWQYLKWLRQCLAGEWGYSLTQGQPVSAILAEAIPATLQLTIPALLLIFVLGITLGTLGAHYRQRWPDVFINHAGLAFYCMPSFWLGLLLLSLFALKLGWLPTSHAATLRLAEAGFWETCRDRLAHLVLPVLTLALPGATATARYVRENLVNAMDSTFIRLAQAKGLPPWRIMIRHALPHARLPLLSLLGLSFPFLLGGAFLTETVFAWPGMGRVTLEAIFARDYPVILAATALSAIMVIAGNLITDVCYRLADPRIKAPA; this is encoded by the coding sequence TTGGGGCGTGTTGACCCTCACTTTTTTCCTCATGCATGCCAGCCCCGGCGATCCTACCGCGCGCTTCCTTTCACCACAAATTTCACCGCCAACGCTGGCACTGTTGCGGCAGCAATTCGGCTTCGATCAGCCGCTGCACTGGCAATACCTCAAGTGGCTCAGGCAATGCCTCGCCGGTGAATGGGGATATTCACTCACGCAAGGCCAGCCGGTGTCCGCCATTCTGGCCGAGGCCATTCCCGCGACGCTGCAGTTGACCATTCCCGCTCTCCTGCTCATTTTTGTTTTGGGAATCACGCTGGGCACGCTCGGCGCCCACTATCGCCAGCGCTGGCCCGACGTGTTCATCAATCACGCCGGCCTGGCATTCTACTGCATGCCGAGTTTCTGGCTGGGATTGCTGCTGCTCTCGCTCTTCGCGCTGAAGCTGGGTTGGCTGCCCACTTCGCACGCCGCTACGCTGCGGTTGGCAGAAGCAGGCTTCTGGGAAACCTGCCGGGATCGCCTGGCGCATCTGGTGCTGCCGGTCTTGACGCTCGCGCTGCCCGGCGCCACCGCCACCGCGCGCTACGTGCGGGAGAATTTGGTGAATGCCATGGACTCGACTTTCATTCGGCTGGCGCAGGCCAAAGGCCTGCCGCCCTGGCGCATCATGATCCGGCACGCGTTGCCGCACGCCCGGCTGCCGCTGCTCTCGCTGCTGGGCTTGAGCTTTCCCTTCCTCTTGGGCGGCGCCTTTCTCACGGAAACCGTCTTCGCCTGGCCCGGCATGGGCCGCGTCACGTTGGAAGCCATCTTTGCGCGCGACTATCCGGTGATTCTGGCCGCCACGGCGCTGTCCGCAATCATGGTCATCGCCGGTAACCTCATCACGGATGTTTGTTACCGGCTGGCGGATCCGAGAATCAAAGCACCGGCATGA